One Desmodus rotundus isolate HL8 chromosome 4, HLdesRot8A.1, whole genome shotgun sequence DNA segment encodes these proteins:
- the SYNPO2L gene encoding synaptopodin 2-like protein isoform X1, with amino-acid sequence MGAEEVLVTLSGGAPWGFRLQGGSEQRKPLQVSKIRRRSQAGRAGLRERDQLLAINGVSCTSLSHASAMSLIDASGNQLVLTVRRVEDEGPLRSPSPGELRVLSPLSPLSPEPPGAPVPQPLQPGSLLSPPDSEAYYGETDSDADGPATQEKPRRPRRRGPTRPTPPGAPPDEVYLSDSPAEPAPAVPGSSNQGDSRVISPSWEDGATLQPPPAEALLLPHGPLRPGPNLIPMVGPVSHPVAEDLTTTYTQKAKQAKLQRAESLQEKSVKEAKTKCRTIASLLTAAPNPHSKGVLMFKKRRQRAKKYTLVSFGSAAGTGAEEEEDGVPPTSESELDEEAFSDARSLTNQSDWDSPYLDMELARPGSGSAEAQGPGLGAGGQLSEASGRGVQLFEQQRQRAASSTQELAQDGPAAMLNGQGLQSPPRAQSAPPEVAVLPKSPGPLASARPFLPGGGAPTPAPNIFNRSARPFTPGLQGQRPSTTPVIFRPTAPRRENETVRGLSPAPPPFSSPPQGPTPLPSFTSGVPSHMSASSPPSTLRSSGPVTATSSLYIPAPNRPVTPGGVPEPPAPSSTAAMTSTASIFLSAPLRPAAHLDAPSPGPVAPEPPSAREQRISVPAARTGILQEARRRGTRKQMFRPGNEETKNSPNPELLSLVQNLDEKPRAGGAESGPEEDALSLGAEACNFMQPPGGRSYKTPPHVTPKTPPPTASKAPPPLTPKTPPPVAPKPVSRGFPEGLVNGAAPSAGMPEPPRLQGRGGELFAKRQSRADRYVVEATPSPIVGSRPRSPSPTPSLPPSWKYSPNIRAPPPIAYNPLLSPFFPQAARTLPNKAQTQGPRASPKQGIKALDFMRHQPYQLKTAMFCFDEVPQTPGPTSSGPPKTARIQEIRRFSTPAPQPTAEPLAPTVLAPRAATTLDEPIWRTELASAPALSPAPALSPAPAFSPAPALNPAPPPESPRGLGASPSSCGFQVARPRFSATRTGLQAHVWRPGAGHH; translated from the exons ATTCGAAGACGGAGCCAGGCTGGCAGAGCAGGACTCCGAGAGAGGGACCAGCTTTTGGCCATCAATGGGGTCTCCTGCACTAGCCTCTCTCATGCCAGTGCCATGAGCCTCATTGATGCCTCAGGGAATCAACTTGTCCTCACTGTGCGGAG GGTGGAGGATGAAGGGCCTCTGCGATCTCCATCCCCTGGTGAGCTTCGGGTACTGTCACCCTTATCTCCGCTGAGTCCTGAGCCCCCTGGTGCTCCAGTTCCCCAGCCTCTTCAGCCTGGGAGCCTCCTCTCACCCCCTGACAGTGAGGCCTACTACGGAGAGACAGACAGTGATGCTGATGGCCCTGCCACCCAGGAGAAGCCCCGCCGACCCCGCCGCAGAGGCCCTACCAGGCCCACCCCACCGGGAGCCCCACCTGATGAGGTCTACCTGTCTGACAGCCCTGCAGAGCCAGCACCTGCCGTCCCTGGCTCTTCCAACCAGGGTGACAGCCGTGTGATCTCCCCATCTTGGGAGGATGGAGCAACCCTTCAGCCACCCCCAGCTGAGGCCCTGCTGTTGCCCCATGGTCCCCTCCGGCCTGGCCCAAATCTCATTCCTATGGTGGGGCCTGTTTCCCACCCAGTGGCAGAAGATCTTACTACCACCTACACCCAGAAGGCCAAGCAAGCCA aACTGCAACGGGCAGAGAGCCTTCAAGAGAAGAGTGTGAAAGAGGCCAAGACCAAATGCCGGACAATTGCATCTCTGCTAACGGcggcccccaacccccactccaaGGGGGTGCTTATGTTTAAGAAAAGACggcagagagccaagaaatacaCCCTAGTGAGCTTTGGGTCTGCAGCTGGGACAGGCGCCGAGGAGGAAGAAGACGGGGTCCCTCCAACTAGCGAATCCGAGCTGGACGAGGAGGCCTTCTCCGACGCCCGCAGCCTCACCAACCAGTCTGACTGGGACAGCCCCTATCTGGACATGGAGCTGGCCAGACCGGGCTCGGGCTCAGcggaggcccagggcccagggctgggagcaggagggCAGCTGAGTGAGGCCTCCGGGAGAGGGGTCCAGCTCTTTGAACAGCAGCGCCAGCGCGCAGCCTCCAGCACCCAGGAGCTGGCCCAGGACGGTCCAGCAGCCATGCTCAACGGGCAAGGCCTGCAGTCACCACCTCGGGCCCAGAGTGCTCCACCCGAGGTGGCAGTCCTTCCCAAGTCGCCAGGCCCTTTAGCCAGCGCCAGACCTTTCCTCCCAGGCGGTGGAGCCCCTACCCCAGCTCCAAACATCTTTAACCGGTCAGCCAGGCCCTTTACTCCTGGCTTACAGGGGCAGCGGCCAAGTACCACCCCGGTTATTTTCAGGCCCACGGCCCCCAGGAGGGAGAACGAAACCGTGAGAggcctcagccctgccccaccgCCTTTCTCATCCCCTCCTCAGGggcccacccctctgcccagctTCACCTCAGGGGTTCCCAGCCACATGTCAGCCTCCAGTCCTCCCAGTACCCTACGCTCCTCTGGCCCTGTGACGGCCACCAGCTCTCTGTATATCCCAGCCCCCAATCGCCCTGTTACGCCAGGCGGGGTCCCAGAGCCTCCTGCTCCCTCCAGCACAGCTGCCATGACCTCCACCGCTTCTATCTTCTTGTCGGCGCCTCTGCGACCCGCTGCGCACCTAGATGCACCCTCCCCAGGCCCCGTGGCCCCTGAGCCTCCCAGCGCTCGGGAGCAGCGCATCTCTGTGCCAGCTGCTCGCACCGGCATCCTCCAGGAGGCCCGGCGTCGGGGTACCCGGAAGCAGATGTTCCGGCCAGGAAACGAGGAGACGAAGAACTCGCCCAACCCCGAGCTGCTATCGCTGGTGCAGAACCTGGATGAAAAACCTCGGGCCGGGGGTGCCGAGTCTGGTCCAGAGGAGGATGCTCTGAGCCTCGGGGCTGAAGCCTGCAACTTCATGCAGCCGCCAGGGGGCAGGAGTTACAAGACCCCGCCTCACGTGACACCTAAAACCCCGCCTCCGACGGCTtccaaggccccgccccctctgaCTCCCAAGACTCCACCCCCAGTGGCTCCTAAACCCGTATCTCGAGGGTTCCCTGAAGGGCTAGTGAATGGGGCAGCCCCTTCTGCGGGAATGCCTGAGCCACCAAGGcttcagggcaggggtggggagctgttTGCCAAGCGGCAAAGCCGAGCAGACAGGTACGTGGTGGAAGCTACACCTAGTCCTATCGTTGGCTCTCGGCCCCGAAGCCCTTCTCCTACTCCCTCACTGCCCCCTTCCTGGAAATATTCACCCAACATCCGTGCCCCACCTCCTATTGCTTACAACCCACTGCTCTCACCCTTTTTTCCCCAAGCTGCCCGAACTCTTCCTAATAAGGCCCAAACCCAGGGGCCGCGGGCCAGCCCCAAGCAAGGCATCAAGGCTCTGGATTTCATGCGGCACCAGCCCTACCAACTTAAAACTGCCATGTTCTGTTTCGATGAAGTTCCCCAGACTCCTGGCCCCACCTCCTCAGGGCCCCCCAAAACTGCCCGAATCCAGGAGATCCGACGATTTTCCACTCCAGCACCCCAGCCCACTGCAGAGCCCCTAGCCCCCACTGTGCTAGCGCCCCGAGCAGCCACTACATTGGATGAGCCCATCTGGAGGACAGAGCTGGCCTCAGCCCCCGCCCTTAGTCCAGCCCCTGCCCTTAGCCCAGCCCCTGCCTttagcccagcccctgcccttaatccagcccctcctccagagTCTCCCAGGGGTCTTGgggcctctcccagctcctgtgGCTTCCAGGTAGCCAGGCCCCGGTTTTCAGCCACCAGAACAG
- the SYNPO2L gene encoding synaptopodin 2-like protein isoform X2, which produces MGVAQAGPAPANSAFLGMETFEPISQESLSQTSSNKSPGPVPELQDPFYAELQRAESLQEKSVKEAKTKCRTIASLLTAAPNPHSKGVLMFKKRRQRAKKYTLVSFGSAAGTGAEEEEDGVPPTSESELDEEAFSDARSLTNQSDWDSPYLDMELARPGSGSAEAQGPGLGAGGQLSEASGRGVQLFEQQRQRAASSTQELAQDGPAAMLNGQGLQSPPRAQSAPPEVAVLPKSPGPLASARPFLPGGGAPTPAPNIFNRSARPFTPGLQGQRPSTTPVIFRPTAPRRENETVRGLSPAPPPFSSPPQGPTPLPSFTSGVPSHMSASSPPSTLRSSGPVTATSSLYIPAPNRPVTPGGVPEPPAPSSTAAMTSTASIFLSAPLRPAAHLDAPSPGPVAPEPPSAREQRISVPAARTGILQEARRRGTRKQMFRPGNEETKNSPNPELLSLVQNLDEKPRAGGAESGPEEDALSLGAEACNFMQPPGGRSYKTPPHVTPKTPPPTASKAPPPLTPKTPPPVAPKPVSRGFPEGLVNGAAPSAGMPEPPRLQGRGGELFAKRQSRADRYVVEATPSPIVGSRPRSPSPTPSLPPSWKYSPNIRAPPPIAYNPLLSPFFPQAARTLPNKAQTQGPRASPKQGIKALDFMRHQPYQLKTAMFCFDEVPQTPGPTSSGPPKTARIQEIRRFSTPAPQPTAEPLAPTVLAPRAATTLDEPIWRTELASAPALSPAPALSPAPAFSPAPALNPAPPPESPRGLGASPSSCGFQVARPRFSATRTGLQAHVWRPGAGHH; this is translated from the exons ATGGGGGTGGCTCAAGCTGGTCCTGCTCCAGCCAACTCTGCCTTTCTCGGCATGGAGACTTTCGAGCCCATCAGCCAAGAGTCCCTCAGCCAAACCAGCTCCAACAAATCTCCAGGCCCAGTTCCTGAGCTACAGGACCCATTCTATGCAG aACTGCAACGGGCAGAGAGCCTTCAAGAGAAGAGTGTGAAAGAGGCCAAGACCAAATGCCGGACAATTGCATCTCTGCTAACGGcggcccccaacccccactccaaGGGGGTGCTTATGTTTAAGAAAAGACggcagagagccaagaaatacaCCCTAGTGAGCTTTGGGTCTGCAGCTGGGACAGGCGCCGAGGAGGAAGAAGACGGGGTCCCTCCAACTAGCGAATCCGAGCTGGACGAGGAGGCCTTCTCCGACGCCCGCAGCCTCACCAACCAGTCTGACTGGGACAGCCCCTATCTGGACATGGAGCTGGCCAGACCGGGCTCGGGCTCAGcggaggcccagggcccagggctgggagcaggagggCAGCTGAGTGAGGCCTCCGGGAGAGGGGTCCAGCTCTTTGAACAGCAGCGCCAGCGCGCAGCCTCCAGCACCCAGGAGCTGGCCCAGGACGGTCCAGCAGCCATGCTCAACGGGCAAGGCCTGCAGTCACCACCTCGGGCCCAGAGTGCTCCACCCGAGGTGGCAGTCCTTCCCAAGTCGCCAGGCCCTTTAGCCAGCGCCAGACCTTTCCTCCCAGGCGGTGGAGCCCCTACCCCAGCTCCAAACATCTTTAACCGGTCAGCCAGGCCCTTTACTCCTGGCTTACAGGGGCAGCGGCCAAGTACCACCCCGGTTATTTTCAGGCCCACGGCCCCCAGGAGGGAGAACGAAACCGTGAGAggcctcagccctgccccaccgCCTTTCTCATCCCCTCCTCAGGggcccacccctctgcccagctTCACCTCAGGGGTTCCCAGCCACATGTCAGCCTCCAGTCCTCCCAGTACCCTACGCTCCTCTGGCCCTGTGACGGCCACCAGCTCTCTGTATATCCCAGCCCCCAATCGCCCTGTTACGCCAGGCGGGGTCCCAGAGCCTCCTGCTCCCTCCAGCACAGCTGCCATGACCTCCACCGCTTCTATCTTCTTGTCGGCGCCTCTGCGACCCGCTGCGCACCTAGATGCACCCTCCCCAGGCCCCGTGGCCCCTGAGCCTCCCAGCGCTCGGGAGCAGCGCATCTCTGTGCCAGCTGCTCGCACCGGCATCCTCCAGGAGGCCCGGCGTCGGGGTACCCGGAAGCAGATGTTCCGGCCAGGAAACGAGGAGACGAAGAACTCGCCCAACCCCGAGCTGCTATCGCTGGTGCAGAACCTGGATGAAAAACCTCGGGCCGGGGGTGCCGAGTCTGGTCCAGAGGAGGATGCTCTGAGCCTCGGGGCTGAAGCCTGCAACTTCATGCAGCCGCCAGGGGGCAGGAGTTACAAGACCCCGCCTCACGTGACACCTAAAACCCCGCCTCCGACGGCTtccaaggccccgccccctctgaCTCCCAAGACTCCACCCCCAGTGGCTCCTAAACCCGTATCTCGAGGGTTCCCTGAAGGGCTAGTGAATGGGGCAGCCCCTTCTGCGGGAATGCCTGAGCCACCAAGGcttcagggcaggggtggggagctgttTGCCAAGCGGCAAAGCCGAGCAGACAGGTACGTGGTGGAAGCTACACCTAGTCCTATCGTTGGCTCTCGGCCCCGAAGCCCTTCTCCTACTCCCTCACTGCCCCCTTCCTGGAAATATTCACCCAACATCCGTGCCCCACCTCCTATTGCTTACAACCCACTGCTCTCACCCTTTTTTCCCCAAGCTGCCCGAACTCTTCCTAATAAGGCCCAAACCCAGGGGCCGCGGGCCAGCCCCAAGCAAGGCATCAAGGCTCTGGATTTCATGCGGCACCAGCCCTACCAACTTAAAACTGCCATGTTCTGTTTCGATGAAGTTCCCCAGACTCCTGGCCCCACCTCCTCAGGGCCCCCCAAAACTGCCCGAATCCAGGAGATCCGACGATTTTCCACTCCAGCACCCCAGCCCACTGCAGAGCCCCTAGCCCCCACTGTGCTAGCGCCCCGAGCAGCCACTACATTGGATGAGCCCATCTGGAGGACAGAGCTGGCCTCAGCCCCCGCCCTTAGTCCAGCCCCTGCCCTTAGCCCAGCCCCTGCCTttagcccagcccctgcccttaatccagcccctcctccagagTCTCCCAGGGGTCTTGgggcctctcccagctcctgtgGCTTCCAGGTAGCCAGGCCCCGGTTTTCAGCCACCAGAACAG